The Coccidioides posadasii str. Silveira chromosome 2, complete sequence genomic interval GGCGCTGAACATTGAATTTTCACGCCCCCGTTTTATCCGATTTAAAAACGCATTGCGCCGAACATCTTGGGAAGCCCGTCCCGCAACTCGGGCGGCGGGATTGCGTATTTTTGAGGCATACCGTTGCGCGTAGGAGGTGTGAGGCGATGTGGAGGAGGGAGGTTTTTTTGTAGTTTCTTTCTCTTGGTTGGGATTTCCTTGGGGCATGGGAAACGCGAAGGGTCGAGGAGGGTTAGCACATTGGGAGGAGTAGGGGCGGTGCGATGGGGGGGTTATTATGCTGAATATATGGGGTGGTGAGGGCGAAGGAAGAGTGGCAAACATTGCTTCGGTCATTCACTTCCAGAACTCCTAAACAATAATAATTGGTGAGAGTGCAATGACTGTTTTCTCAAGTAAAGTGGCGGCCCTCAGTTAATGAAGTGTGAATTCATCACGCGTTAGGAGGGAGATTCGCTCTTAAACGCGTTGGAATCACTGATCGCTGGTGGATCAACAATAAGCCGAGGAACACTTCACAGCAGACGCGAACTTGTATGATAGCTCACGCTCCCTCACTTTGCAGAGCAGATGTAGCGAATTGATTGAGCTCACCTTCCAATACAATGTGCTTTATGATGGTTAGTATTTATCATCAAGTGCTTTTTGTGCTTGCTTGTAATATATTTCCAAGCCTGCTGtatctttatatttgtttCATTTTAACTACTCTCTACTTGCTTAGTCGTCGTTCTCTCCCATGATCAAATTTAACTCGCCAAGTGACTGCTAAAATGGCTATCAGTGCTCCATTCAACAGCCTGACGGCTGAGAACCAAATCGCGGTTGGCTCTGCTTCGGTTGTTTACAATGTCAACAACATTGTTGCTTTCAAGTGCCCTATCCAGTTTGACACCTCCAGGGCTCAACGAGGCGAGCGGCTTACTGCATTTTTACGGCGCCAGAGTGAGGCCTCCACAACAGCATTGGAAAGTGAAAAGGCGCTATTCACTCTCCTAGAGAAATCACCTCATCCAAATGTTGTTCGCTGTGCCTTTATTGCTGAAGAAGGAATCTTTCTTGAGCACTTGGCCACGCCATTGAATACCTATCTCGAATCTCAGGAGATAGTCCCACAACCTCTTAAAGCTCGTTGGCTGCTTGAGCTTACTAGCGCTGCTGCCTGGATTGAGAAACTTGGATTTGTGCATGGGGACCTACGGCCTGAGAACATCTTACTGACGGCAAAGCTTCACCTAAAACTCATTGATTTCGACTGTGCAGTTGCACGCGGAGAGGAACTACACAGCTTCGTTGAGCCATACTGGCAGGATAAGTCCGATGGTAGTCTAGGGAAAGCAGGGCCTAAGAGTGAGCAATTTGCTCTTGGGTCATGTTTGTATTTCATCTTTTACGAAGCGGAACCTGAGGTCGATATCATCGATGGTCAGCTTGCTTTTCCAGACATTTCTTCAACCGGCTTCGGGTCCCTTATCATAAAGTGCTGGGATGGACGGTTTCATTCCATTCGAAAACTCGCTTTATCTGCGCTCTGGACCGTGGCCAAAGCGGGCTATGTCCGTGTCCTGCTTAAGTTCCTTTACTCGCGCTCAATTGGTTTCAAGAAGTCGAGGACTACTTCTGGAAAATTAGGCCCCCTAAGAAGATTCTGTGAGGGCTACCTGGACGACCAGCGAAGGAACCATATGCCCCCTTGTGTGGTTCAAACTCAACCCATTGATATCAGGCGCGCTTGATCCGACCTTTCTTCGACCTTTTGTGCCCTGGAGTTACTGGGT includes:
- a CDS encoding uncharacterized protein (EggNog:ENOG410PRMA~COG:T), producing MAISAPFNSLTAENQIAVGSASVVYNVNNIVAFKCPIQFDTSRAQRGERLTAFLRRQSEASTTALESEKALFTLLEKSPHPNVVRCAFIAEEGIFLEHLATPLNTYLESQEIVPQPLKARWLLELTSAAAWIEKLGFVHGDLRPENILLTAKLHLKLIDFDCAVARGEELHSFVEPYWQDKSDGSLGKAGPKSEQFALGSCLYFIFYEAEPEVDIIDGQLAFPDISSTGFGSLIIKCWDGRFHSIRKLALSALWTVAKAGYVRVLLKFLYSRSIGFKKSRTTSGKLGPLRRFCEGYLDDQRRNHMPPCVVQTQPIDIRRA
- a CDS encoding uncharacterized protein (EggNog:ENOG410PZI7), translating into MFATLPSPSPPHIFSIITPPSHRPYSSQCANPPRPFAFPMPQGNPNQEKETTKKPPSSTSPHTSYAQRYASKIRNPAARVAGRASQDVRRNAFLNRIKRGRENSMFSAREDSILWMDYVAQKQRFEEEMARSAPVLSNVEDEMMDIHEDDHAREDSDTKHNDQTRDDEDYDRIFAEIASHYTAAISDPSEQMDMSHG